One part of the Coleofasciculus chthonoplastes PCC 7420 genome encodes these proteins:
- a CDS encoding leucine-rich repeat domain-containing protein: MAYPKLLSACISTTLGMSVLFSSPVSAQSWQTSTRQETGEREIEGSSQVGEFAQQSETQQASNTTREMKTFLDWCQNRDSLTPEAKYTVEVILERIRLQDCQQAHQKLLNQTSLDLSNQPLDLSISNQSIEDLNPLSSLTHLEELDLAYNEIRELTPLSSLVNLRTLYLEHGTIHNHRNIIKHGETPLDLTPLASLTNLENLHLSGNVITDLTPLASLKNLRVLILHHLGFSGYSPDIAAQYSRNIDLTPLSNLTDLQELHINATPNLENLSSLSLLINLKLLALNENGIKDISFLSSLTDLEELYLVGNEIENLSPLSNLINLQKIYIFHNQELEDITPLSHLINLQILFLGNNQIKDVTPLSSLINLQKLGLWENQITDVSPLSSLQNLLVLDLRSNKIQDITFLSSLNNLQVLKLYGNRNLPMRCPLPRESICVWDFN; the protein is encoded by the coding sequence ATGGCTTACCCAAAACTACTCTCCGCTTGTATCTCTACGACTTTAGGGATGAGTGTGTTGTTCTCATCCCCTGTATCTGCTCAAAGTTGGCAGACATCAACAAGACAGGAAACGGGTGAGAGAGAAATAGAGGGTTCTTCTCAAGTAGGAGAATTTGCCCAACAGTCCGAAACTCAACAAGCATCAAATACAACAAGAGAAATGAAAACCTTTCTCGATTGGTGTCAGAATCGAGACAGTTTAACTCCAGAAGCGAAATATACTGTTGAAGTAATTCTTGAAAGGATTCGCTTACAAGATTGTCAACAAGCTCACCAGAAATTGTTGAATCAAACGAGTCTTGATCTTTCTAACCAACCTCTTGATCTTTCTATTTCTAACCAATCTATAGAAGACTTAAATCCCCTATCATCTCTTACTCATCTAGAAGAGCTTGATTTAGCCTACAACGAAATCAGAGAGTTAACTCCTTTATCATCATTAGTTAATTTAAGAACGCTTTATCTGGAGCATGGAACTATTCACAATCACCGTAATATTATTAAGCATGGAGAAACCCCCCTAGATTTAACTCCTCTTGCTTCGTTGACAAATTTAGAAAATCTTCATCTCTCAGGTAACGTAATTACCGATCTAACTCCCCTTGCTTCTCTAAAAAATTTGCGGGTGCTAATTCTTCACCATCTCGGCTTTTCTGGTTATAGCCCTGATATTGCTGCTCAGTATAGCCGTAATATTGATTTAACTCCTCTATCTAATCTAACTGATTTACAGGAACTGCACATTAATGCTACTCCGAATCTAGAAAACTTGAGCAGTTTATCCTTATTAATTAATCTTAAATTACTTGCTCTTAACGAAAATGGAATAAAAGACATAAGTTTTTTGTCTTCCCTGACTGATTTAGAAGAACTTTATCTTGTTGGCAATGAAATCGAAAATCTCTCACCTTTATCCAATCTAATTAATTTACAAAAGATTTATATTTTTCACAATCAGGAACTTGAAGATATAACACCTCTATCACATTTAATTAATCTACAGATATTATTTTTAGGTAATAATCAAATCAAGGATGTAACTCCTTTATCATCTCTAATTAATTTACAGAAATTAGGGCTATGGGAAAATCAAATTACAGATGTTTCACCTCTCTCTTCTCTACAAAATTTACTTGTACTTGATTTAAGGAGTAATAAAATTCAAGATATAACTTTTTTATCGTCTTTGAATAATTTGCAGGTACTTAAGCTTTATGGCAATAGAAATTTACCCATGAGGTGTCCATTACCTAGAGAAAGCATATGTGTATGGGATTTTAATTGA
- a CDS encoding ATP-binding protein yields the protein MSLAEVTVAIESGCHVVSLQASLIERVNVIRAIERELAIAFGLPCYLWNLGAGRFQELSPSVSRQGNSDVCGVERSQPLDVLEFLSHQPGSGVYILEDLHPFLDQEADDVPSRMVAGRVVSRLINIASDRSGGSIYLILLGLQNVELPEVIRSLIPEVWYPLPDYQEREAMLRQFLPQIESGVDLEIVPTLAQRAGGLSIEEIKMSLRLAVAKSGGSLASKGVGLLLDFKVERLKQFDLAFTPSPDVSDFGGMDRIRDAIDGVKRDYTQAARRLGIPLPKGWLLVGPPGTGKTLVCQFCAKMLEFPLISVDTGAIAAGGASYLRRLIDRVEASAPAVVYLDEFDKLFPDPGVPADVKQRQVLGFLLTWLQNKVSQTFVIATLNRLDALPPELTRLGRFDEIFYVDFPQAGERKDILHLHLARFDRRYRHGSVLTMKEWRILLSRTVNCTGAELAGMVEKAAKRQFHAGAREIVLGLDELMAAREEITPLYMADTDRLLRMRNAAKRMATSAASVDDSAYAPPPMTLWGNVEGDSSVFSSGTDVNAILPEG from the coding sequence ATGAGTTTAGCTGAAGTTACTGTGGCGATTGAGTCGGGTTGTCATGTTGTTTCGCTACAAGCGTCGTTAATTGAGCGGGTGAATGTGATTCGGGCGATTGAGCGGGAGTTAGCGATCGCGTTTGGGTTACCTTGTTATTTGTGGAATTTGGGAGCGGGGCGTTTTCAGGAGTTGTCGCCGTCTGTTTCCCGTCAGGGGAATTCGGATGTGTGCGGTGTGGAGCGATCGCAGCCACTGGATGTGCTGGAGTTTTTGTCTCACCAGCCTGGGTCGGGAGTCTATATTTTAGAAGATTTGCATCCGTTTTTGGATCAGGAAGCCGATGATGTGCCATCTCGGATGGTGGCGGGGCGAGTGGTGTCTCGGCTGATTAATATTGCTTCGGATCGGTCGGGGGGTTCGATATATCTGATTTTACTGGGGTTGCAGAACGTGGAGCTGCCAGAGGTGATTAGGAGCCTGATTCCGGAGGTTTGGTATCCTTTGCCGGATTATCAGGAGAGAGAGGCGATGCTGCGCCAGTTTTTACCTCAGATTGAATCGGGAGTCGATTTAGAGATAGTTCCTACATTAGCGCAACGAGCAGGTGGGCTGTCTATTGAGGAGATTAAGATGAGTTTGCGCTTGGCTGTGGCGAAAAGTGGTGGTTCTTTGGCTTCAAAGGGGGTGGGTTTACTGCTGGATTTTAAGGTGGAGCGCTTGAAGCAGTTTGATTTGGCGTTTACACCGTCACCCGATGTGTCGGATTTTGGTGGGATGGATCGGATTCGGGACGCTATTGATGGGGTGAAGCGGGATTACACTCAGGCGGCTAGGCGGTTGGGGATTCCTTTGCCCAAGGGGTGGTTGCTGGTGGGTCCTCCGGGGACGGGGAAGACGTTGGTTTGCCAGTTCTGTGCTAAGATGCTGGAGTTTCCGCTGATTAGCGTAGATACGGGTGCGATCGCGGCGGGCGGTGCGTCTTATTTGCGGCGGTTAATTGACCGGGTGGAGGCATCGGCACCGGCTGTGGTTTATTTGGATGAGTTTGATAAGCTGTTTCCTGATCCCGGTGTTCCGGCTGATGTGAAGCAGCGCCAGGTGCTGGGATTTCTGCTGACGTGGTTACAGAATAAGGTTTCTCAGACATTTGTGATTGCTACGCTGAATCGGTTGGATGCTTTGCCGCCGGAGTTAACACGCTTGGGGCGGTTTGATGAGATTTTCTATGTGGATTTCCCCCAAGCGGGTGAGCGTAAGGATATTTTACACTTACATTTAGCACGATTTGACCGCCGCTATCGCCATGGCTCGGTGTTGACGATGAAGGAATGGCGGATTCTGCTGTCTCGCACGGTTAATTGTACGGGGGCTGAGTTGGCGGGGATGGTGGAGAAGGCAGCTAAGCGGCAGTTCCATGCTGGGGCGAGGGAAATTGTTTTGGGGTTGGATGAGCTGATGGCGGCGCGGGAAGAGATTACTCCGCTGTATATGGCGGATACGGATCGCCTGCTGCGGATGCGGAATGCGGCAAAACGGATGGCGACTTCGGCGGCGTCTGTGGATGATTCAGCGTATGCGCCACCGCCGATGACGTTGTGGGGGAATGTAGAGGGGGATTCGAGTGTTTTTTCTTCAGGAACAGATGTTAATGCCATTCTCCCTGAAGGGTAA
- a CDS encoding GNAT family N-acetyltransferase — protein sequence MTWIFKPIDNSVNRDNFDCGVPELNDYLKKYAKQNHQKGIAKTFVAIPEEGEPNVAGYYSVSMSEIQRELMPKSYGKGLPRYPVPAMRMGKLAVDSSMQGKKLGEALLMECLRRAIRISQDVGIFAVVVDALNEEAKAFYLRYGFIALPSNSLSLFIPLKTVAKAMGS from the coding sequence GTGACATGGATATTTAAACCGATAGATAACTCGGTAAACCGGGATAACTTTGACTGCGGCGTTCCGGAATTAAATGACTATCTTAAAAAATATGCTAAACAAAATCATCAAAAGGGTATCGCTAAAACCTTCGTAGCCATTCCCGAAGAGGGAGAACCGAATGTTGCGGGTTATTATTCGGTGAGTATGTCAGAAATTCAACGGGAGTTGATGCCGAAAAGTTATGGGAAAGGATTGCCTCGTTATCCGGTTCCAGCGATGCGGATGGGAAAACTGGCAGTTGATTCCTCTATGCAGGGTAAAAAGTTGGGAGAAGCTTTGCTGATGGAGTGCTTGCGTCGTGCGATTCGCATTTCTCAGGATGTGGGTATTTTTGCGGTTGTAGTTGATGCACTGAATGAGGAGGCTAAGGCGTTTTATTTGAGATATGGTTTTATCGCGTTACCAAGTAATTCGCTGTCATTATTTATTCCTTTGAAAACAGTAGCAAAGGCGATGGGTTCGTAG
- a CDS encoding tetratricopeptide repeat protein, translated as MLVMLEFIHKLTPSFLVTLFLPLMALGNKFPFGLVQAQTIDFQNQTITGCGNPGNSNFDSNEVLKLCIEAINIELEFGSLWKNQKFEEARFKLKQALTIWQQLGNKKKEGHILNLLAASYFGFNQIEQALPLYQQALEIYQQVDDPEEKMKALRGLGSLSEGDRHYQQALDYYQEALAISHQVDDKCSEAVSLSSIGGVYLKIAHPYNKEQIPNIDNLTSGRSLNEIRRQALDYYYQALPLAHISSCHLLSILNSIGVVYQHLGQEQEALKFYQQALTESRRRETNDSQASILANIAVLKSKQGNLQEAFTDIQSAIDIVENYRTYLISPDFRTTYFSSQQNIYETYIDILMQLHQKDPTKGYDAQAFYASERSRARSLIELLAEANVDIRQGVDPQLLEQERNLQEELDGIEKRRIELSRGYYSQAQADQLEQTRQTVWSKYKNLQDEIRLKSPNYGALQYPQPLTLTQVQQQLLDKDTILLQYSLGEERSYLWAVTKDSITNYQLPPHEQILSKISARKSASC; from the coding sequence ATGTTAGTTATGCTTGAATTTATCCATAAGTTGACTCCAAGTTTTTTGGTTACACTCTTTTTACCTTTAATGGCGCTGGGTAATAAATTTCCCTTTGGTTTGGTACAGGCACAAACTATTGATTTCCAAAATCAAACTATTACAGGTTGTGGTAATCCGGGAAACTCTAATTTCGATTCAAATGAAGTTTTAAAGTTATGTATTGAGGCAATAAATATAGAATTGGAGTTTGGTTCTTTGTGGAAAAACCAAAAATTTGAAGAGGCTAGATTTAAGTTGAAGCAAGCTTTAACAATATGGCAACAACTAGGCAATAAAAAAAAAGAAGGACATATTCTTAATTTGCTTGCAGCTTCTTATTTTGGCTTCAACCAGATAGAGCAAGCCTTACCTTTGTACCAGCAAGCTCTAGAAATTTATCAACAAGTTGATGACCCCGAAGAAAAAATGAAAGCTCTTCGTGGTCTTGGCTCCTTATCAGAGGGAGACAGACACTATCAGCAGGCACTTGATTACTATCAGGAAGCTTTAGCTATTAGTCATCAAGTTGATGATAAATGTAGTGAAGCTGTTTCTCTAAGCAGTATAGGTGGAGTTTACTTAAAAATTGCTCATCCCTACAATAAAGAGCAAATACCTAATATAGATAATCTGACCAGTGGAAGGTCATTAAATGAAATAAGACGCCAAGCATTAGATTATTATTATCAAGCTCTTCCACTCGCTCATATATCCTCCTGTCATTTATTATCAATTCTTAATTCTATTGGAGTTGTTTATCAACATTTAGGGCAAGAGCAAGAAGCTTTAAAGTTTTATCAGCAAGCTTTAACAGAAAGTCGCAGGAGAGAGACAAACGATTCTCAAGCAAGCATTCTTGCCAATATAGCTGTGTTAAAGAGTAAACAAGGTAATTTGCAAGAAGCATTTACTGATATTCAATCAGCCATTGATATTGTCGAAAATTACCGAACATATTTGATTAGTCCAGACTTCCGTACCACTTATTTTTCTTCTCAACAAAATATTTATGAAACATACATTGATATTTTAATGCAACTGCATCAAAAAGACCCCACCAAAGGCTATGATGCCCAAGCATTCTACGCCAGCGAACGTTCCCGTGCTAGAAGCCTAATCGAACTCCTCGCCGAAGCGAATGTCGATATCCGCCAAGGCGTTGATCCACAATTACTCGAACAAGAGCGCAATTTACAAGAAGAACTCGATGGAATAGAAAAACGTAGAATTGAGTTATCCAGAGGTTATTATAGCCAAGCACAAGCCGACCAACTTGAACAAACCCGACAAACGGTTTGGTCTAAATATAAAAATCTTCAAGACGAGATTCGCTTGAAAAGTCCTAACTACGGTGCGCTTCAATATCCTCAACCTTTGACCTTAACCCAAGTCCAACAACAACTCCTGGATAAAGACACAATCTTATTACAATACTCCCTTGGTGAAGAGCGCAGTTACCTATGGGCAGTCACTAAAGATAGCATCACCAACTATCAACTTCCCCCTCATGAGCAAATTTTATCAAAAATATCTGCAAGAAAATCTGCCTCCTGCTGA
- a CDS encoding type II toxin-antitoxin system TacA family antitoxin — protein MPKLTIEVPEENKERLQTLLVRSQAGELTPSEQQELNQYLAIEDIEETRAFTPSQSLGSGYHDDSSPNLFTQNSSLTQSVSEVGMMGQSLAKGNQSPDTPETYIRLILEPQHKKTLEKAAAKRCLTLSEYLLELVLDAATQELATPEPMVLDEQDWDIFASALKNPPEPNRVLKEAFKRHQN, from the coding sequence GTGCCAAAACTGACGATTGAAGTCCCTGAAGAAAACAAGGAGCGTCTGCAAACGCTTCTGGTTCGTAGCCAAGCAGGTGAACTGACGCCGAGTGAACAACAGGAACTTAATCAGTATCTAGCGATTGAGGACATTGAGGAGACGAGAGCATTTACACCGTCTCAATCTTTGGGTTCAGGGTATCACGATGATAGTTCGCCCAACCTGTTTACACAGAACAGTTCTCTAACACAATCGGTGTCAGAGGTAGGAATGATGGGACAGTCATTGGCAAAGGGAAACCAATCCCCTGATACCCCAGAAACCTATATCAGGCTGATTCTGGAACCTCAACACAAGAAAACTCTGGAAAAGGCGGCGGCTAAACGGTGTTTAACTCTGAGTGAATATTTACTTGAACTTGTTCTGGATGCAGCGACTCAGGAATTAGCGACTCCAGAACCCATGGTTTTAGATGAACAAGACTGGGATATCTTTGCCTCTGCTTTGAAAAATCCACCTGAACCCAATAGGGTTTTAAAAGAGGCGTTTAAAAGGCATCAAAATTAA
- a CDS encoding CHAT domain-containing protein produces the protein MSKFYQKYLQENLPPAEALRQAQLAMWQSENIDWRNPYFWAAFTLQGEWR, from the coding sequence ATGAGCAAATTTTATCAAAAATATCTGCAAGAAAATCTGCCTCCTGCTGAAGCCTTGCGACAAGCACAATTAGCGATGTGGCAAAGTGAAAATATTGATTGGCGAAACCCTTATTTTTGGGCAGCCTTTACCCTTCAGGGAGAATGGCGTTAA
- a CDS encoding CHAT domain-containing protein, which translates to MSLVREDVVMKLPVCGIYQLRSQPKHHRWLQASAKATEVAILNSLGQLYNVNDASTAELMSQFYQKYLQENLPPAEALRQAQLAMWQSNVDWQNPYYWAAFTLQGEWH; encoded by the coding sequence TTGTCTCTTGTCAGGGAAGATGTGGTGATGAAACTGCCCGTCTGTGGGATTTATCAGCTGCGATCGCAACCCAAACATCATAGATGGCTGCAAGCAAGTGCCAAAGCCACAGAAGTCGCCATTCTCAACAGTCTAGGTCAACTCTACAACGTTAATGATGCATCAACTGCTGAACTAATGAGCCAATTTTATCAAAAATATCTCCAAGAAAATCTGCCTCCAGCCGAAGCCTTGCGACAGGCACAATTAGCCATGTGGCAAAGTAATGTTGATTGGCAAAACCCTTATTATTGGGCAGCCTTTACCCTTCAGGGAGAATGGCATTAA